From Novipirellula artificiosorum, the proteins below share one genomic window:
- a CDS encoding RNA polymerase sigma factor, producing MTAEQSDDVLRKRFDRFATTHWSVVLSAKQGSESQVHEALETLCQTYWYALYAYVRRSDYASHDAEELTQEFLTRLVQRDFLGSVEPQRGRFRSFLLAAMKHFLSHERERAKALKRGGGRGVLSLDFHRAEKDYRSEPVDAMTPQRLFDRRWALTILENAMTVLQERYAASGKSDLFVKLQPCLTQASDSPSYRVIANELSLSEGAVKVAVHRLKRDYRRLLKQQVSQTLENPDDVEDELRDLFAAIHSQT from the coding sequence ATGACTGCCGAACAAAGCGACGACGTTCTTCGAAAGAGGTTTGATCGATTTGCTACGACCCACTGGAGCGTCGTTCTGTCGGCCAAACAAGGTAGTGAATCTCAAGTGCACGAAGCACTCGAGACACTTTGTCAAACTTACTGGTACGCACTCTATGCTTACGTTCGCCGCAGCGATTACGCATCGCATGATGCCGAAGAGTTGACTCAGGAATTCTTGACGCGGCTGGTTCAGCGTGATTTCCTCGGGTCGGTGGAGCCTCAGCGAGGTCGATTTCGCTCGTTCTTACTTGCTGCCATGAAGCATTTTTTGTCACACGAGCGAGAAAGGGCGAAGGCTCTGAAACGGGGAGGTGGCCGAGGCGTTCTATCACTTGATTTTCACCGGGCTGAAAAGGACTATCGATCGGAACCGGTCGACGCGATGACTCCCCAGCGTTTATTCGATCGACGCTGGGCGCTGACAATCTTGGAAAACGCGATGACGGTTTTGCAAGAGCGGTACGCGGCGTCAGGAAAATCAGACTTATTCGTTAAACTGCAGCCCTGTTTGACGCAGGCGTCGGATTCACCGTCCTATCGCGTCATCGCTAACGAATTGTCCCTGTCCGAAGGAGCCGTCAAGGTTGCCGTTCATCGACTCAAACGTGACTACCGCCGTTTGCTGAAACAACAGGTGAGCCAAACGCTCGAGAACCCAGACGACGTTGAAGACGAACTCCGAGATCTCTTTGCAGCGATCCATTCGCAAACCTAA
- a CDS encoding protein kinase domain-containing protein has protein sequence MNDPKTCPQCGATLPSDAPAKLCPDCLLKLGFASDLQSGEAESGMASHVAETMAHPVDLQPVSQARTLVSGDQFGGYQIIRRLGQGGMGTVYEAQQIDNGRRVALKVLKHSLESPEARRRFLREGRLAASVNHPNSVYVYGTEEIDNKPTIAMELAGGGTLQQRVQHEGALPFGEAVDISLQLIAGLEAAHVKGVLHRDVKPANCFLDDDGTVKIGDFGLSISTLPRSESQLTIDGEFIGTPAFSSPEQLRGDDLDLRSDVYAVGGTLYYLITGRAPFDAKSMIQLLARALESAPTPMSSPHGAVPDGLSRVVMRCLHKRPAARYGTYSELRAALQPFRSIAPTPATMGWRTIAAALDIGIWSAVLWAVTLVATLLFGTDVGIPFLDSRFVEYAAWFSLVTILFEIAYYGISEGIWGASPGKAICRLRVVNPRNGDRVGLGQAFVRASIYIMVPGIANLSFAVWMSPQNDYYPGNYEMPWIAPVPWIASISPMILTLLLFSSVRRRNGYAGLHELASGTRVVQSSSEQQRPLIAIEVGSFTDSEGTSKIGPYFALDRLYQTESEELVLGYDAQLLRRVWIHCTKSKDKIESEAIQKTRRVGRLHWLNGRHTTDDCWDAFEAPLGVPLTQLLDDPLPWKQVRYWLVDIAEELQAARQDGSLPHSLSLDRIWITDDGRAKLLEFVAPGGTSQPITPFTIEAEVIENTSLHVFLNQIAIAALEGKIVTADEAARRRVSAPLPVHARQVLEEVVSCQSPDLPVPNLHRLLQETPLISRTRRVGVLIGCILFPCFAASTLLLGLMINQPIIDKDPEVLTLRDSLLRLQVLENPHSTWNEEKQEEIESLKTYVAGQTQQRLADPDAWKSLAMRGLIPAAQQRLAEQIASEMPPPSDQQMTAATTQVKELLGAPSTLIGFPVVPFAVLAGLMQLLILIAIPSLLWALLFRGGPLLRVFGIVIVNGDGSRASRMRVLWRSVISWSPLLLPFPLLWILSNKETTAYLWSIPIITAASFMILSWVSALIPSRGISDRLAGTFLVPR, from the coding sequence ATGAACGATCCCAAGACTTGCCCCCAATGCGGCGCCACGTTGCCATCCGACGCTCCAGCGAAACTATGCCCCGATTGTCTATTGAAACTGGGGTTCGCTTCCGATTTGCAGAGCGGGGAGGCGGAAAGCGGCATGGCAAGTCACGTTGCCGAGACGATGGCTCATCCAGTCGATTTGCAGCCGGTTTCCCAAGCCCGAACGCTGGTCAGCGGAGACCAATTTGGTGGATATCAAATCATTCGCCGTCTCGGACAAGGAGGAATGGGAACCGTCTACGAGGCTCAGCAAATCGACAACGGACGGCGGGTCGCGTTGAAAGTACTGAAACACTCGCTGGAATCCCCCGAGGCTCGGCGTCGTTTTCTGCGTGAAGGTCGCTTGGCCGCTTCGGTCAATCATCCCAACAGCGTCTATGTTTATGGCACAGAGGAAATCGACAACAAACCGACGATCGCCATGGAATTGGCTGGTGGTGGGACGCTACAGCAGCGCGTCCAGCATGAAGGAGCGTTGCCATTCGGTGAAGCCGTAGACATTTCACTCCAACTGATCGCGGGATTGGAAGCGGCGCACGTGAAAGGGGTCTTGCATCGCGATGTGAAACCAGCCAACTGTTTCCTTGACGACGATGGAACCGTCAAGATTGGCGACTTCGGCCTTTCCATCTCGACATTGCCACGAAGTGAATCGCAGCTAACGATCGATGGCGAGTTTATCGGCACTCCAGCTTTTTCGTCACCGGAACAATTGCGAGGCGACGACTTGGACCTGCGGTCGGATGTTTATGCGGTCGGCGGCACGCTGTATTATCTGATTACCGGACGAGCTCCCTTCGACGCAAAGAGCATGATCCAGCTGCTGGCTCGCGCGTTGGAAAGTGCGCCGACACCGATGAGCAGTCCTCATGGCGCCGTTCCCGATGGCTTATCAAGAGTCGTGATGCGATGCCTACACAAACGCCCTGCCGCGAGATACGGAACGTACAGCGAACTGCGTGCAGCACTTCAACCCTTCCGTTCGATCGCACCGACGCCCGCAACGATGGGCTGGCGAACGATCGCAGCCGCGTTAGACATCGGGATTTGGTCAGCCGTTTTATGGGCGGTAACACTGGTCGCAACCCTGTTGTTTGGAACAGATGTGGGAATTCCTTTTCTGGATTCCCGTTTTGTCGAATATGCAGCTTGGTTCTCACTCGTAACGATCCTATTCGAGATTGCCTACTATGGAATCAGTGAAGGAATTTGGGGAGCGTCGCCTGGAAAAGCAATCTGTCGACTACGAGTCGTCAATCCCAGGAACGGTGATCGGGTTGGGCTGGGGCAAGCGTTCGTTCGTGCATCGATCTACATCATGGTGCCGGGGATTGCAAATCTGAGTTTCGCCGTTTGGATGTCGCCTCAAAACGACTATTACCCAGGCAACTACGAAATGCCGTGGATTGCTCCCGTTCCCTGGATTGCAAGCATCAGCCCGATGATTCTAACTCTGCTGCTATTTTCAAGCGTACGGCGCCGTAACGGGTATGCGGGATTGCATGAATTGGCCAGTGGCACACGAGTCGTTCAATCCTCGTCGGAGCAACAACGCCCTCTGATTGCAATCGAGGTGGGGTCATTCACAGACTCCGAGGGGACCTCCAAGATTGGTCCCTATTTCGCTCTGGATCGTCTCTATCAAACCGAATCGGAAGAGCTGGTGCTTGGTTACGACGCACAACTACTGCGCAGAGTCTGGATTCATTGCACCAAGAGCAAGGACAAGATTGAAAGTGAGGCGATACAAAAGACTCGTCGCGTCGGGCGACTGCACTGGCTGAATGGTCGTCACACAACCGACGATTGCTGGGATGCGTTTGAAGCACCGCTCGGAGTGCCTCTAACACAATTGTTGGACGACCCACTCCCTTGGAAGCAAGTTCGCTATTGGCTGGTTGACATTGCCGAGGAGTTGCAAGCCGCACGCCAGGACGGATCCTTGCCGCACAGTCTCTCACTCGATCGTATTTGGATTACCGATGATGGGCGAGCAAAGCTATTAGAATTCGTTGCACCGGGCGGTACGTCGCAGCCAATCACCCCCTTCACAATCGAGGCCGAGGTCATCGAAAACACTTCGCTGCATGTGTTCCTCAACCAGATTGCAATCGCAGCGCTCGAAGGAAAAATCGTGACGGCTGACGAGGCTGCTCGGCGCCGCGTGTCCGCTCCGCTACCGGTTCACGCTCGCCAGGTGTTGGAGGAGGTCGTGTCGTGCCAAAGCCCAGATCTTCCCGTCCCGAATCTCCACCGCTTGTTGCAAGAAACGCCATTGATCTCAAGAACTCGCCGTGTGGGTGTGCTAATCGGATGTATCTTGTTCCCCTGTTTTGCAGCGAGCACCCTGCTGCTCGGGCTGATGATCAATCAACCGATCATCGACAAGGATCCGGAAGTGCTCACCCTGCGTGATAGCTTGTTGCGTTTACAAGTGCTCGAAAATCCACACAGTACATGGAATGAGGAAAAACAAGAAGAGATTGAGTCACTAAAGACCTATGTTGCGGGCCAAACACAACAAAGACTGGCGGATCCCGATGCATGGAAATCCCTTGCAATGCGAGGGCTGATCCCCGCTGCACAGCAGCGATTGGCCGAACAGATCGCGTCGGAAATGCCACCACCTTCCGATCAGCAGATGACCGCTGCGACCACCCAAGTCAAAGAATTGCTCGGTGCCCCGTCCACCTTGATAGGATTCCCGGTCGTCCCCTTCGCTGTGCTTGCGGGGCTGATGCAGCTTCTGATTCTGATTGCCATCCCAAGCCTGTTGTGGGCATTGTTGTTTCGTGGCGGGCCATTGCTGCGAGTTTTCGGTATCGTGATCGTCAACGGAGATGGAAGCCGAGCATCAAGGATGCGTGTGCTTTGGCGCTCGGTTATCAGTTGGTCGCCGCTCCTATTGCCATTCCCACTGCTTTGGATTCTTTCCAACAAGGAAACAACCGCGTATTTGTGGTCCATTCCAATCATCACTGCCGCATCGTTTATGATACTCAGTTGGGTATCCGCATTGATCCCCTCTCGCGGCATCTCCGATCGACTGGCGGGCACCTTCCTTGTCCCTCGGTAA
- a CDS encoding alpha/beta hydrolase family protein, whose protein sequence is MKVLLTVMAGLLVFAASASGAETAPVKTMSPPEIWEGYDPRAEPLDEEVLKTWEQDGVRYKEVYFNGEQFDGKYVRIYGMYAAPAGGRNLPGLVHIHGGGQTVNESWLQKLTGRGYAVMTFNWGGEWPKRQRYTLWNGVENGDHKKRTGHQVTLPTPRSDAYYLWTQASMRAVTYLERQPEVNADKIGAYGISMGGSMMWNIAFDPRIKAGCAIYGAGWNTYAYEDPRYSVGMPEYRPSANDLRWRASLAPEASAPYVKFPMLFLSSSNDRHGYMDRAEQSLDLIPAGVPRAWALTPRFRHHIGLDFVHDLPAWFDVHLKGEGTWPDNPETAIALGQDAVPMLRVKPANAQDVVKVEVFCGLETPFAVNRHWRNATVRESGGLYTATIPVMNAREYLFAFANIFYKSGVVISSPLEAVIPSSLGAVATIKEPCRVLYDGKEGVGSWTCNSTGTDPIPGRIDKRLNAVVGPEGKPGFSAKGVSPFTYAPSDPEFRAPKGASLQFDMKTETGEDFTVKLHKNYWVADFQTYSCKVALDADSGWQTVTLPPSRFQNEKTGASIGDTINEVGVLELSPQNRMWQDSNVIFRNFRWVGGEYVPHVHAYRRKDAETDAALTHRDDADHLQGLGVVKSNQRR, encoded by the coding sequence GTGAAAGTATTGCTAACCGTGATGGCTGGGCTGTTGGTATTTGCCGCCTCTGCATCAGGAGCAGAAACAGCTCCTGTGAAGACGATGTCACCTCCCGAAATTTGGGAGGGCTATGATCCTCGCGCGGAGCCGCTCGATGAGGAAGTCCTGAAAACGTGGGAGCAAGACGGCGTTCGCTATAAAGAGGTCTATTTCAACGGCGAGCAGTTTGACGGCAAATATGTACGGATTTACGGGATGTACGCTGCGCCCGCCGGCGGCAGAAATCTGCCGGGTTTGGTTCATATCCATGGCGGTGGACAGACGGTTAATGAAAGCTGGCTCCAGAAGCTGACCGGTCGCGGCTATGCGGTGATGACGTTTAACTGGGGCGGCGAGTGGCCGAAGCGGCAGCGTTATACGCTTTGGAACGGGGTTGAGAACGGTGACCATAAGAAACGGACGGGCCACCAGGTGACCCTGCCCACACCACGGAGCGACGCCTACTATCTGTGGACGCAGGCCTCGATGCGGGCGGTGACCTATCTGGAGCGTCAGCCGGAGGTGAATGCGGACAAGATCGGGGCCTACGGAATTTCCATGGGCGGCTCGATGATGTGGAATATTGCCTTTGATCCGCGCATTAAGGCGGGTTGCGCCATCTATGGTGCGGGGTGGAATACCTATGCCTATGAAGATCCGAGATACTCGGTCGGGATGCCGGAGTATCGGCCCAGCGCAAATGATTTACGCTGGCGTGCGTCGCTGGCTCCGGAGGCGTCGGCTCCCTACGTGAAGTTTCCCATGTTGTTTTTGAGCTCCTCCAACGACCGCCATGGCTATATGGATCGTGCGGAGCAGTCCTTGGATCTGATTCCGGCAGGTGTGCCCAGGGCGTGGGCACTGACGCCGCGTTTCCGCCATCATATCGGCTTGGATTTTGTGCATGACCTGCCCGCCTGGTTTGATGTGCACCTCAAGGGTGAGGGCACTTGGCCCGACAATCCGGAAACGGCCATCGCATTGGGGCAGGATGCTGTTCCTATGTTGAGAGTGAAACCCGCGAACGCGCAGGACGTGGTGAAGGTTGAGGTGTTCTGCGGACTTGAAACGCCTTTCGCTGTCAATCGGCACTGGCGTAATGCGACGGTTCGCGAGTCGGGAGGCCTGTATACCGCAACGATCCCCGTGATGAACGCGAGAGAATATCTGTTTGCCTTTGCGAATATCTTTTACAAGTCGGGCGTCGTCATCTCGAGTCCACTGGAAGCCGTGATCCCGTCAAGCCTAGGTGCGGTGGCAACAATTAAGGAACCGTGTCGTGTCCTCTACGACGGCAAGGAGGGGGTAGGAAGCTGGACGTGCAACTCGACCGGTACCGATCCGATTCCCGGACGAATCGATAAGCGGCTTAACGCGGTGGTGGGGCCAGAGGGCAAGCCTGGTTTTTCCGCCAAAGGCGTGAGTCCCTTTACCTATGCGCCGAGTGATCCCGAGTTTCGCGCACCCAAGGGGGCTTCACTGCAGTTTGATATGAAAACGGAGACGGGTGAAGACTTCACCGTGAAGTTGCACAAGAACTACTGGGTGGCTGACTTTCAGACCTATTCCTGCAAGGTTGCATTGGACGCGGATAGTGGATGGCAGACGGTGACCTTGCCCCCGTCCCGCTTTCAGAATGAGAAGACCGGTGCATCAATTGGTGACACGATCAATGAGGTGGGAGTGCTGGAACTGTCGCCGCAGAACAGAATGTGGCAGGACTCGAATGTGATCTTTCGCAACTTCCGGTGGGTGGGGGGCGAATACGTGCCCCATGTGCATGCGTATCGAAGGAAGGATGCCGAGACAGATGCAGCGCTAACCCACCGTGATGACGCGGATCATTTACAGGGACTGGGCGTGGTGAAAAGCAATCAGAGAAGGTGA
- a CDS encoding SDR family NAD(P)-dependent oxidoreductase, protein MSSLPSFSLQDKVVVVTGAGRGIGRTIAWDAHKSGARIAVGSRTTAELESLADEIEQAGGQCFAHVLDVTDIASIHTFMAAVVKQYGRLDVLINNAGYNKQQKILDYDEQQYDLIVDSNLKSVFFCSQVVARQMMAQGDGGSIVNISSQAGVVGAPDRGPYSGAKGGVNNLTRTMAAEWAEHGIRVNAVAPTVTRTPMAEQAMKENPAFFDAVRTKNLLRLENVKFT, encoded by the coding sequence ATGAGTAGTTTGCCGAGTTTCAGCTTGCAGGACAAAGTCGTGGTGGTCACGGGTGCCGGTCGTGGCATCGGTCGAACCATCGCATGGGATGCTCACAAATCGGGAGCGCGTATCGCGGTTGGAAGCCGTACGACCGCCGAGCTTGAGTCGCTCGCGGATGAAATCGAGCAAGCAGGCGGTCAATGTTTCGCTCATGTGCTGGACGTCACGGACATAGCGTCGATCCACACCTTTATGGCGGCCGTTGTGAAACAGTACGGACGTCTTGACGTTCTGATCAACAACGCCGGCTACAACAAGCAGCAGAAGATACTGGACTACGACGAACAGCAATATGACCTGATTGTCGATTCCAATCTGAAGAGTGTGTTCTTTTGCAGCCAAGTCGTTGCTCGACAAATGATGGCTCAGGGTGACGGTGGTTCGATCGTCAACATTTCTTCACAGGCCGGAGTGGTCGGGGCACCCGACCGCGGCCCGTACAGCGGCGCAAAAGGCGGTGTCAACAATCTCACGCGAACGATGGCAGCGGAGTGGGCGGAGCATGGGATTCGCGTCAATGCGGTTGCTCCCACGGTGACTCGAACCCCCATGGCGGAGCAAGCGATGAAAGAGAATCCCGCCTTCTTCGACGCCGTCAGAACCAAGAACCTTCTGCGTCTGGAGAATGTCAAGTTTACGTGA
- a CDS encoding PepSY-associated TM helix domain-containing protein, which yields MKKILFGKLFYQLNRQLHLYIGVFLCPFLVLFAISTLLMNHPSPRDPDNPKFTESTSTVPLSIPAQVSDNLTLAKQKLDEAKAITDNPVAKRAALQAGNQANSAAASELTEHALQELNLSGELFSFGPVRGGQKKITLMVPGRTTIVTLNVAKQEATLQYRDFNFIDTMSYLHRNPGPHKTKGPNWSGSKAWSWVADWTVYLTLFLTVTGIYLWLVIKAERKAGLALLGLGFASFAAITYALLAAS from the coding sequence ATGAAGAAAATCCTCTTCGGCAAGCTTTTTTACCAGCTCAACCGACAGTTGCATCTCTACATCGGCGTCTTCCTGTGCCCATTCCTGGTGCTGTTCGCAATCAGCACCCTGTTGATGAACCACCCAAGTCCGCGCGATCCCGACAACCCCAAGTTCACGGAATCCACCTCGACTGTCCCGCTAAGCATCCCCGCGCAGGTTAGCGACAACCTGACACTCGCCAAGCAGAAACTCGACGAGGCCAAGGCGATCACCGACAACCCTGTCGCCAAGAGGGCCGCGCTCCAGGCCGGCAACCAGGCCAACAGCGCCGCCGCCTCGGAGCTCACCGAGCACGCCCTGCAGGAACTCAACCTCTCAGGCGAGCTCTTCTCGTTCGGCCCGGTCCGCGGCGGTCAAAAGAAGATCACCCTGATGGTTCCGGGCCGCACCACGATCGTCACACTCAACGTCGCCAAGCAGGAAGCCACCCTGCAGTATCGCGACTTCAACTTCATCGACACCATGTCCTACTTGCACCGCAACCCGGGACCGCACAAAACCAAGGGCCCCAATTGGTCCGGCTCCAAAGCCTGGAGCTGGGTCGCCGACTGGACCGTCTACCTCACGCTCTTCCTGACCGTCACCGGTATCTACCTGTGGCTGGTCATCAAGGCCGAACGAAAGGCCGGGCTTGCCTTGCTGGGCTTGGGTTTCGCCTCCTTCGCCGCCATCACCTACGCCCTGCTCGCTGCATCGTGA
- a CDS encoding CoA transferase, with protein sequence SWRPPCLCETDSEIPESWQVGRFLFTSIPSAARTNRRTAGYAQGKALILKLVEKADILVQNFRKGVMDKLGFGYDELKAINPALIYATSSGWGDTGPYADRGRAGHDMMARAEAIEGIDSYVVFEDDTGFVEDFAERLQQYADELPADWGLAYLGGQHLFLPPLGRVAVQTHRRAQHRRRR encoded by the coding sequence TCGTGGCGGCCTCCTTGCCTTTGTGAAACGGATAGTGAGATACCCGAATCATGGCAGGTTGGCCGCTTTTTGTTTACATCAATCCCATCTGCCGCTCGAACGAACCGGCGGACCGCCGGTTACGCCCAGGGCAAAGCCTTAATCCTCAAATTGGTCGAGAAGGCAGATATCCTTGTCCAAAACTTTCGCAAAGGAGTCATGGACAAGCTTGGCTTTGGCTACGACGAGTTGAAGGCGATCAACCCAGCTCTCATCTATGCGACATCAAGCGGATGGGGCGATACAGGACCGTATGCGGATCGCGGACGCGCCGGACATGACATGATGGCCCGAGCCGAAGCGATCGAAGGAATCGACTCGTACGTGGTCTTTGAAGACGACACCGGTTTCGTCGAAGACTTCGCGGAACGATTGCAACAATACGCCGACGAGCTGCCAGCCGACTGGGGACTGGCTTACCTCGGTGGCCAACACCTGTTCCTGCCACCGCTTGGTCGAGTCGCTGTGCAAACACATCGCCGAGCCCAACATCGTCGTCGTCGATGA